TGTGACAGCACAGGAGCAAACAATGCTAAGCACCGCCGAACCGGAACATGGTATCAGGCCTTCAGTTTGCTATTTATTTCGTTCTATAGCAAAGATCTACGGATCGCGCGCAATTGGAATTCTACTTACAGGTATGGGCAAAGATGGCGCAGAAGGTCTAAAACTGATGCGCGAAAATGGCGCTATTACAATCGTTCAAGACAAGGATACGTCGGCTGTTTTCGGTATGCCGAACGAAGCGATAAAACTTGGCGCAGCACAGTTCATCCTGCCACCAGATAAAATAGCGCAATCGCTAATTTTGCAACAAACAAGCGATCAACAGAAGAGGTAAAGAGTGCCCAGTATTTTACAAGGACTGCATGTAATGGTGGTTGAAGACACTATGACACAAGCAATGATGATCCAGCACGTCCTCGAGAAGGAACAAGTTCAGGTGACTATTGCTCGCAGCGGCGAGAAAGCAATGAAAACACTTGCAGATATCGAGCCAAAACCCCAACTAATTCTCTGCGACGTCAACATGCCGGAAATGGACGGCTATCAGCTGTGCCTGAAACTCAAGGCTGATGAAGCCTTAAGAAACATCCCATTTGTGTTGCTTTCCACATTGGTTGACAACACAGATCTGCTCCGAGTCATTGAATGTGGAGCCGATAACTTCATATACAAAACCTTCGAGGGCGAATACTTCATCCAGCGACTGGAGTCAATCTGGTCTTCATGCAGCGAAGATGCAGCGACCGAGGCCCAGGCACTTAAAATCATGCTTGACGGCAGGCAACACAACATTGTCATCTCGAGCCAGAAGCTGGTGAATCTGCTTTCTTCCGCATTTGAGACTGCTGTTTTTCATAACAGGACACATAAATCAGGAGCCTAGCCGATTAAATTCCGACAGAAACGTCGCCCGCTTGCATCAGAAATAGGCACTCCCGGTTTTCAAGATCGACTACTGCTTGGAACTTGAAAGTCCAGCTGTTGAAGGCTTTTGCAAAACGACAAGGTTCACAAACGGAATTTAAAGCGATATCAGCTTAAGGTTTGAACTATGCATCCGACAGGGCTTAAATAGCATATAGGACCGGGTTCCCGAATATGCGAATCTGGAAATGCGCTGGATTCGCCAGTTTGCATAAAGTTGCCTTATAGTATTAGTGGCGCTCAGCTTGGCGCTAAGCAGAAAACGTTGTCAGCAGCAGTAGACCAGAGAGATGACCATTAACTGGAATAATCACATTGACCGACTGAGAAGCCAAATTGCGGACTTGCGCAATACTCTTCGCGTCATCAAGACCAAAGCACACGACGAACGACCGGGTCTTGAAGAGACAACGGCTCAACTAAGAGAGCTTGTAGACAAAAACGAATCGCAGAAAACTCTCTATCAGTTTCCAAAGATTCTCCATAAGATTTTGCATAATCCGGCCGTAGGAGCGATCATCCTTGGTCCAAACGGTGAACACCTCTTGTTCAACGCCGCTGCAGAAAGGCTTCTCGGTTCTGATTTGATGGCCGATGCCCTGGCGGAAAAAACTGGTAACTTCGGCTTTTACCAGACAGACAAAATTACAAAATACACCAAAGAAGAACTGCCCTGGCAACAAGCCGTAATGGGAGCACAAGTACCTGAGGTCGACCTGTTCGTGCGCCGACAAGGGTACGCAGATGGACTTTGGATCAAGGTAACCTCCACTGCTCTTAAAAGTGACAGCAACGATATCGGCGGAGCAGTTGTATTTCTCGTTGACATAACAGAACAAGTTCAAGTCGAAAACCAAATTCAATCAACCTGCGAAGCACTGGAGCAACAAATTTCGCAGATCGGTAGCGCGCAACTTGAATTGCAGTTGTTAACCGAAAAGTTGGGCAAACTGGATTATCTGCCTGTCGTGACACCAGATACAGTGACAACAGAAAAGTCCCACAAAAAGAAGACGGCTGCACAGATATCACACGAAAAATCCTCAAAAGTGCACTCAAACAGTAAAGACACCAGCACAGACCAGTCATCGACGCCCACTTCTCAATTTGTATCGGGCTCAGATGTTGACTCACACGAAAGGCAAACTACAACGACAGAAGGTGATCTCAAAACTTCTACTGATGCAAGTGGCAGCAAATCAAACCAGGATTCATCAATAATCGACTATGCAAGTGATGAACTAGCAAAATGGGCAGATATCGCTCCTGATGAAGAGGGAGAAGATCAACCGGCAGGTGCGACCGAGCCGGGACAAAATAAAATCAAATTGGCCTCCCAAGCAGAGCTGATAAAGGAAATTCATGACTTCGCTGCATCAGCGGAGTCTGAAGAAGACACTGAATCGACCGAAACGACAAAAACAAGTGAGTTAAAGGAGCCGACTGAAACGCTGGAAGACAAGGCGCAGAAGGTAAACGAGTCTATCGTGCAGCAGCTTACCACTGAGATTTTCGCCATCGCCAACCAAATTGAACCAGCCGAAACAAGTGGGCATCAAGAATTCTTCGCTCCGGACAACAACCAGCAGTCTCTGTCGGTGCCTGGCACAGCTGAACAATCAGCTGCTGGAACAACTCCGCCGAAAACCGAAGAGCTGAACGTAGCTTCAGTTCAAGCAACCTCCCAGGAATCAGACAAAGACTCTAGTTCGCCGAACAAACCGACTCCGAAACCAGGGGAGGCAGACACGGGCGGGACCAAGCGCCAAAAAATCCTGATTGTTGACGATATTCCGGTTAACCAGAAACTATTGCGCCTGCAACTGAAGCGATTGGGATTCGAGTGCGACGCCGCCAATAACGGCGATGCAGCCCAGAAAGCAGTCGCCAATGGGGATTTTGCGCTAGTTTTAATGGATCTTGATATGCCAATCATGGATGGTTTTGAGTCGACAGCAGCCATCCGCAAAAATGAACAGGGTCTGGGGAAACGCATACCTATCGTCGCGATGACATCATACGATCGACAGGAAGACCGTGACCGATGCCTGGCTGCCGGTATGGACGACTTCCTGAGTAAGGGAGCAACCCAAAAGCAACTTCACGAAGTTGTCGAAAGATGCATGCAAGCCGCATCGAAGGAGTCCGTTAAGACTCCCATTACGCCTCCCGAGCCTCCAAAAGAGACGGGGCTGGACATCGAGTCGCTCCAGAAGCAGTTTGACAAAGAAGAAGTACAGGACGTTTCAAGACTTTTCCTTAGCGCCGTTAATACGTTTATCGATTGCATCCAGCTGGGCATAGAAGAGAAGGACGCTGGTGCGGTGACGCACTTCGCTCACTCGGTAAAAGGTCCTTGTGCCGCTCTCGGCATAGATGAAATGACGCGGTTGACCTCAGAAATAATGAGCGACGCTGAAGCCGGAAACTGGACTCAAGTGCGTGTCAAATACATGAAACTAAAATCCTCCTTTGGCGAAGTCAGGGACCAATTACGAGAACTTTGTACACCTGGGTACGTTTAATTAGAAACACAATCTGGGTCCATCTGTCGTGGAAGAAAGTACGATACCCGCTTTGCCTGATGCACCGGTAAACCTCAAAGAATTAGAACAAGCCCTCGAAATTGACGGCGCTCATGAGATCGCAGCTGGCTTCCTGGAAGATGTCGCTTCCATTCCAGAAAAATTGTCCAGGGCCGTAAATTCAAAAGACAAAGAAGCGATCAGATCAGCCGCGCACCTCTTAAAAGGCTGCTGCCTGATTATCATGGCTCAAGACACTGCCGAAAAAGCCGCAAGAATGGAAAGACAGGCCGGCTCCGGCGAATTAGAACACTGCGAGCAACTGCTGCCAGAACTCTTACAGTCGCTGCAAAAAACTGTCAAATGCCTAGAAGCCTACATCGATGAAAGTTGATTCCATCGAAATCATTTTGAGCATAATCAGTGCAATCGCACTGATTATGGCTGTCGTCGTATGGCGCATGCTTGAAGCTCTGAAAAGCAAATATCAGACCGAAATCGATAGTTTAAAATCTCAGCTGCAAAAGGCTGATGTCGATAAAGAAAGCACCCATCGGGCAATCACGGGTGAATTTAAGCAGTTACTGAGCGACCAAAGATCGATCACTGCAGTTGGTGCCTCCGAAGAAATCAACGCACTAGTAAACGGCATTAACGACAAAATTGAAAAGGTAGGAAACCAGACTAAAGAGAAACTTTCCGAACTTGAAAGCAAGCAGTCTAAACTGCCTGATACTGAGTTTATTGACGACTTGCGCACTTCGCTGCAAAACGAACTTGACCAGTTGCGAGAGCAGCAGTCAAAAGTGCAGGAAAAACTGCAAACTCTGGAGAAAGACCATGCAGATCTGGCAGACTTCAAAAAGACTCTCCCAGAGCAAATTACAGAACATGCAAACAATGCGGTCAGTCAGGTAACGGCAGAAAGTAAAGCATCGGTCGACGCATTGTGTAACTTGTTTCAGCAATTGCAAGATTTCGTTAAAACAGAATCTGCCAAAACACAAGCCGACATAAGCGAATTAGCAACAAAAAACGAAATGAGCGTCAAGTCAGCGACGCTAGACAAATTCCTCATGCTGATGGATTCAGACGAAGAACGAAAAGCAGCGGCGCTTTCGTTTGTCAGGCAGATCGCCAGTGAAGATCTGTTCGCTGAATTGGCAATTAAATTTCCGAGTACCATAGCCGTTGCAGCCCTGGAGCAGATGGCAAAAAAGAGTGACCGAAAAGACGTTTTCGTTGCGGCTCTAGGTAATTTGGCGACACAAAAACTTGATGCACAGATGTATGACGACGCGCGAGCGTTGTACATGCAGGCAGTCGACATAATTCAAGAATCTGAGAATCAAGATCAAGCACAACTTTTACCAATATATGCAAAGCTAGCTTGTTTATGCAGGCTACAGACGGACTTCGATTATGCAAAGGTGATTTTTAAACGCGTCGTTGATGCGCAGAAATCAGCTTCACCGGAGCTGCGTCAAGCCGCCATTCAAGCTCTCTCTGAGCTCTCCCAGCTATACGAAATGAGCAACTTTTCAAACCGACTGGAAGAGGTGTATAAACGACTGCACGAAAATTACATTGCCATTGGGCAACTCGACAGAATGGATGCGGCTCGCAATCTTCGAAAGCTGGCCGATCTGTATCTATCAGAAGAGCGTTACGAAGAGGCTGAGCCAGCGTACCATAAGGCTCTACCCAGCTACAGCAAATCGGCTGAGGCCGAAGATCCGGAATTAATAGCTCTGCTGCGAAATCTAGCCAAGACATACTTTCACCTCAATCAACTGGACAAGTCCGAGTCACTTCTCACGCAACTTATCAACGGTCTTCTCAAAGCCAAAGCAAGCAACGAGGAGATACTACTTGCAGTATCACAGCTGGAAAACACCGCCCAGACATTTGTAGAGCGTGACAGCTTCCATAGGGCCGAAGCGATATTCGAAAAATGCAGCAATTCATTAAAGCAGGTGCTTCCAGCCAATGACCCAAAGGTGGTTGCTCTATACGAGAAACTCGAAAATCTGGCAAAACGAGCACAAGACAAAGAACACCTGAAGAAGTTCTATCGCGAACAGTTGGATTCCCAAAAAAACGGAGCCAACAAAAGTGCGAAATACGTCAATTGCGCCGTAAAACTTTCCACATTGCATGCGGCCGACGGCAACTTTGTTGAGGCCGAATCAATATACAAAACAATCGAGAATTCAAAAGCCTACGACCAGGAGACTGCAGATTTGCTTGACGAGTTGGCTAAAGCTTGTAGCAGCCAAGCAAAGTACGATTTTGCTCAAAAGACCTACGAAAAGGCGCTCAGCTTGAAAGAATCAGTTCTAGGAGCAAACAGTCCAGAACTGATCAATTCCTACGCCAATCTTGGCGCATCATATTCGGTGCAGAGAGAGTACAAACGCGCAGAAGAGATGTTTAGACGCGAACTGATGCTGACCGAGAAAAATTTTGGCTTCGACAATGAGAAAACCGTGACAGCTCTAATGCACCTGGCTGGTTGCTACATCATCGCAGGGAAACTAGACGAAGCCGAACCGTGTTACAAACGAATCCTCGAAACAAGGTACAAGACTCTGGGCGAAGAGCATGCCGATATCATAGTCTCACTTTTGCATCTGGCCGAACTTTATCGAATCCAGAAGAATTTCGGCGAAGCTGAAATTTTCTACGAGAGCGCCTGCGAGATGGCGGAGAACATGTACGGTACAGAAAGCCTCAAAGTAGCCGAAATTCTGGAAAAACAAGCCATCCTGGCCAGACAAGAAGACCAGGCGGAGAAGTCCACCGAATTTTCGGACAGAGCAAATAAGATCAGGCGAAAGTTGAATGAAGAATCTCTGGCAAAAGTACCAGGCGCCGATGCCGCAGCTGCTGAAATTCAGTAGGGACTTTTTGTGCTTATCGGTGAATAATTCTAGGCGCCAGTCAGGCTTCTACACTTTCGAAATACTAAAGTCAGATTTTTAAGCGATATCAGTTAAACACCAGATCAAAGTTGCCATTTGACTACAGCCCGCCCACCCCAAAATTATCTTTAAAACGATATCGCTTAAAACCGGACGAGAGACACTTCGAAAGCCATGGGCGGCGCGTCTACGAAATTTTACAGCCTGATGTAATCCTTGAGCAAAAAGAACGCCGAGCCCAAACACGCCAGAGCCACCAATACCAAAACTACTCTCAACTGACGGCTCAGATTCTGATTGGCTTCTGGTCCATGATATTGATTCTCTTGAGCCTCCGCACGTTCCATCTCCCGACGAAACGGCGCAGTAAGAAACCATAAAACACCTATTGGAATCAAAACGCCAACATCTTGAAGAAGCAGACGCTGCAGATCTATTGCGATGCTCGCGTCTGGCAACTCAGTAATTGGCGGAGGCTCCCAAATCGAAGCGTAGCCAAAATGCGTTGACTTTGGAACTCCGCCAGCATACGGGTTCCGCAGAATCACCCATGGAGGATAGAAAGCCAATAACATCCACGTGAAGGCGGTGAGCGAAAAAAATGCAAAATGCGAGAGAGTGAGTTTCAGATGTCCATCCAAAATAGTTACTAAGACTAAATACCCGAATCGACTGCTCTTAGTAACTAAGATTTTCTGGATAAGTGCCGAGTTTTACCTTTCGGACCTCATGCCCGTCTTTGCGAGACAGTGAGAATGCCAGTACGTCGTTTGGCTTATGCTGTTGAATAATTTTGCGCACGTCTATGGCTGATTTAACAGGCGTTTCATCGACCTTCTCAATCAAATCATACTGATCGAGTCCTGCCTTCTGGCACGGTGAATCAGGCATCACATACGCCACTATCACGCAGGCTTCGTCTGGGTACCCCATTGCTTTGGCAGTTTGCGCATCGATATCAGTCATGTGAATGCCCAGATAAGGACGTGCAATGCTTCCATGCGCCTCAAGTTCCTTAGCAATGGACTGAGCCCGCTCAGCAGGAATTGCAAACGATATATTCTGCGCCTGGTTTCGCACCGCTGTATTTATTCCAATCACTTCGCCTTGCGCATTCAACAGCGGTCCACCTGAATTCCCATGGTTCAGCGCGGCATCAGTCTGGATCATCTCAGTATTATTATTCATCTGCTCGAGAGACCGTCCGATGCCGCTGATAATGCCAAGCGTGACGCTGTGATCGAAACCATAAGGACTTCCTACTGCAATCGCCCAGTCGCCTACACGCATTTTCGAGCTGTCACCGAATTTCGCCACAGGTAAGCCAGTCGCTTCAATCTTAATCACAGCCAAGTCCATAAATGGGTCTTTGCCGACTATCTTGGCATCAAATGTACGCTTATCGTTCAAAGTTACGCGCACGTCAAAATTAGCGTGCAAAACATGAGAACTGGTCAAAATATAACCATCCGACCCGATAATAACGCCCGATCCGATCGGTCTTCGGTCTTGCGCAGACCGCGGTTGAGATTCCGGCATAGGCATCATCGGCAGACGCAAATCTGGACCTTTCTTTTTCGTCGGATCAATCGGAGTGAGGTGAATAGTCACCACAAATGGATCAGCCGTCGAAGCTACAGTAGCTACGGGTGTAACAGATTGCACTGAGCCGGGGACCTCGGAAATCTCCGTCTTCTGCTTGTCTCTCGACGGCAGACCCATTCCATACCAGATGCCAATATTGAAAGCCGCTGAGGCAATCATGGCTACCCCAAGACCAATCAAAACGGGCTTTTTGATTGAATCCTTATTGGTCGCAGAGGTAGGATCGCTTGCAGCCGACGGACCGTTGGAATTCTCTGACATGTTTGATTCTCGTTTTGGATCTGAGGAATCAGCAGCCTGATGCAAGCAGCAACAGGTGTGACTACGGCAATGGTACCAGAATTGCCAAGCCCAGAAGCACCACATGGCAAGTACCAAGCTCTCGTAGTGAAGAACTAACTCCCAGTCTTTAAGTCCGCAGTCAAATTATCTAACGAAATACCCAGGTCGCGAAGTACTTTCACCGAGGCACCTCGCTCCGGGGTGATCAAAGCTAAAAGCAGATGTTCAGTACAGACGTAACTGAGACCAGAACTTTTTGATTGCTTAAGAGCCTCCTCCAACAATCGTTTGGCACTCGGTGTAAATGGTAACTCGGTGGGAATTCTTGCTTTACTTGCCCCTCGCAGCCTGGCTACTTCAAGTCTAGCCTTGCCAAGCTCGACACCATGCGCTGTTAACACTTGCCCGGCCATACCTTCACGCTCAGCAATCAAACCAAGCAAGATGTGCTCGGTTCCAATAAAACAGTGTCGCAGAGAACGAGCTTCGCTTTCAGCGATAGCTATTACTTCAAGAGACTCAGTCGTAAAGCAATCAAAAATTCCAGCTTTAAGTTCAATCAAAGACCTGATGCGTTCGAACATGACCTCTCATCTATTCTCCGGAACGGCACCAGTGGAAGCACCAGTGGAAGCACCACCGCGATCAACACTCAAAGAGACACCGGAAGCAGCACCGGAAGCAGCACTGGAAGCAGCACTAGAAGCAGCACTAGAAGCAGCACTAGAAGCAGCACTAGAAGCAGCACTAGAAGCAGCACTAGAAGCAGCACTAGAAGCAGCACTAGAAGCACCGCTGCGATCACCACCCGAATCGCGACTGATTCGGTACAAGTAAAACCGCTCATCACCTTGAATACTCTTATCGAACTGGTTGAGTCCTTCGATCTTGAATCCCTTCGGAATAGCACCAAGTGGATAATTTAAAATCAGCAGCGCTTGATTGACATGCCTGGACTCCATCGCTTTCCGCACTGCGGCTGAAAGTTCATCGAACTCGATATTGTGCCGACTGGTATTGTTGACGACAAATCCTATGTAGGTGCCGCTCTCGGGACAAAAAATCTTTCTGTCCAAATATCCTGATATTGAAGGCATCTCGTGATCGTTGCTGCCAATAATCAACATATCTTGCAAACCTTTTTGCTTGATAAAACGCGCCACCAATTTACCTGACGAGAAAGGGCGCGACAGATCTTGATAATAAGCATAAACACCAGCAATAAGTTGCAAGAACAAAATGCACGTAAGAAAAATAGAACGCGCCCTTTCACTTGAAAGTTTACGCAGTGCCGGCGGACCGAACTCCCATGAGCGCACATTTGTTGCAATCCAAAAACTACATAACAGAATAAGGAATAAATGACCTTGCTGCCTCAATCCACCAAGCAAGTGCGTATAACTGAAAAAGACAAGCCCACCGGTTCCAATTCCATATAAGAACAAAGCCGCAGGCTTCAAGAGAAGCAACAAAAAACACAAGGAAACCACTGCTATTACAAGAGAATAAGTCAAAGGCTCATTCTCTATTTTGGAAATCAAATCCGTGTTCCAAAATTCTCTCTCACTGACATTTGGAATTGGACAATACGCGATGGGAACAGCTCGCACAGATTTGAAGAAGCGCTTAGGCTGCTCCTCTTTAATTGCCACCAACTCGCCATGATATCCGTCCGCAGGTGCAGTCATTTGCTTTACGGTAACTGCGGCGGCTGCAACAACCAACACCGTGCCAATCGCCGCAACTTTCATCGGAAACGCGGCGTCTTTCCTTTCCAACCAGTATTCGAGCAAAACAGTTGCCGTAAAGGCGAGTGACAACATTAGCCCATAAGCATTTGTGCACGACAAGAAAACCAACGTCGAAAATAGCCACCATGGATGCTCTCGGCGGAACCTAAACAGACAACACACGCCAACCAGAGCAAGCAACTCGAGCGAATAACTGCGGCTTATTATGCCGTATTCGAACAGGGGGAAGTAACCAAAACAAAAAAGTATCTTCTGCAACCTGCTGAAAGGCGAATAAGCCAAAACGACGTAGCAAGCGCCAGCAGTCAAAACAACATTGAAGAGTTGCATAATCAGTGGGTCGTGCGTAAAGCGCGTAAACATATAGAGCGGAACATACCAGGAAATCGGATGCCCTTCATACTGCAAATGCTTCTGAACTTCGAAAAGAGTAGCGCTATCTCGAGCTAAACACCAAGCCTGGAGCTCGTCACGCCACATCTCATGCCGAAATATTCCGGCCAACAACAATCCGACAACAACAGTCATCATCAAAAGAAGAAACTTTCGGTCGGTCTTTTTGTCTGGGACTGGAATCATCGCTACGTCTGTTATCGATTGCATAAAAGTGATACTGCAGTTCCCCTTTATTTGCAGATCGCTGAATTTTGAG
This is a stretch of genomic DNA from Candidatus Melainabacteria bacterium. It encodes these proteins:
- a CDS encoding response regulator; protein product: MPSILQGLHVMVVEDTMTQAMMIQHVLEKEQVQVTIARSGEKAMKTLADIEPKPQLILCDVNMPEMDGYQLCLKLKADEALRNIPFVLLSTLVDNTDLLRVIECGADNFIYKTFEGEYFIQRLESIWSSCSEDAATEAQALKIMLDGRQHNIVISSQKLVNLLSSAFETAVFHNRTHKSGA
- a CDS encoding response regulator, with amino-acid sequence MTINWNNHIDRLRSQIADLRNTLRVIKTKAHDERPGLEETTAQLRELVDKNESQKTLYQFPKILHKILHNPAVGAIILGPNGEHLLFNAAAERLLGSDLMADALAEKTGNFGFYQTDKITKYTKEELPWQQAVMGAQVPEVDLFVRRQGYADGLWIKVTSTALKSDSNDIGGAVVFLVDITEQVQVENQIQSTCEALEQQISQIGSAQLELQLLTEKLGKLDYLPVVTPDTVTTEKSHKKKTAAQISHEKSSKVHSNSKDTSTDQSSTPTSQFVSGSDVDSHERQTTTTEGDLKTSTDASGSKSNQDSSIIDYASDELAKWADIAPDEEGEDQPAGATEPGQNKIKLASQAELIKEIHDFAASAESEEDTESTETTKTSELKEPTETLEDKAQKVNESIVQQLTTEIFAIANQIEPAETSGHQEFFAPDNNQQSLSVPGTAEQSAAGTTPPKTEELNVASVQATSQESDKDSSSPNKPTPKPGEADTGGTKRQKILIVDDIPVNQKLLRLQLKRLGFECDAANNGDAAQKAVANGDFALVLMDLDMPIMDGFESTAAIRKNEQGLGKRIPIVAMTSYDRQEDRDRCLAAGMDDFLSKGATQKQLHEVVERCMQAASKESVKTPITPPEPPKETGLDIESLQKQFDKEEVQDVSRLFLSAVNTFIDCIQLGIEEKDAGAVTHFAHSVKGPCAALGIDEMTRLTSEIMSDAEAGNWTQVRVKYMKLKSSFGEVRDQLRELCTPGYV
- a CDS encoding Hpt domain-containing protein; translation: MGPSVVEESTIPALPDAPVNLKELEQALEIDGAHEIAAGFLEDVASIPEKLSRAVNSKDKEAIRSAAHLLKGCCLIIMAQDTAEKAARMERQAGSGELEHCEQLLPELLQSLQKTVKCLEAYIDES
- a CDS encoding tetratricopeptide repeat protein translates to MKVDSIEIILSIISAIALIMAVVVWRMLEALKSKYQTEIDSLKSQLQKADVDKESTHRAITGEFKQLLSDQRSITAVGASEEINALVNGINDKIEKVGNQTKEKLSELESKQSKLPDTEFIDDLRTSLQNELDQLREQQSKVQEKLQTLEKDHADLADFKKTLPEQITEHANNAVSQVTAESKASVDALCNLFQQLQDFVKTESAKTQADISELATKNEMSVKSATLDKFLMLMDSDEERKAAALSFVRQIASEDLFAELAIKFPSTIAVAALEQMAKKSDRKDVFVAALGNLATQKLDAQMYDDARALYMQAVDIIQESENQDQAQLLPIYAKLACLCRLQTDFDYAKVIFKRVVDAQKSASPELRQAAIQALSELSQLYEMSNFSNRLEEVYKRLHENYIAIGQLDRMDAARNLRKLADLYLSEERYEEAEPAYHKALPSYSKSAEAEDPELIALLRNLAKTYFHLNQLDKSESLLTQLINGLLKAKASNEEILLAVSQLENTAQTFVERDSFHRAEAIFEKCSNSLKQVLPANDPKVVALYEKLENLAKRAQDKEHLKKFYREQLDSQKNGANKSAKYVNCAVKLSTLHAADGNFVEAESIYKTIENSKAYDQETADLLDELAKACSSQAKYDFAQKTYEKALSLKESVLGANSPELINSYANLGASYSVQREYKRAEEMFRRELMLTEKNFGFDNEKTVTALMHLAGCYIIAGKLDEAEPCYKRILETRYKTLGEEHADIIVSLLHLAELYRIQKNFGEAEIFYESACEMAENMYGTESLKVAEILEKQAILARQEDQAEKSTEFSDRANKIRRKLNEESLAKVPGADAAAAEIQ
- a CDS encoding trypsin-like serine protease gives rise to the protein MWCFWAWQFWYHCRSHTCCCLHQAADSSDPKRESNMSENSNGPSAASDPTSATNKDSIKKPVLIGLGVAMIASAAFNIGIWYGMGLPSRDKQKTEISEVPGSVQSVTPVATVASTADPFVVTIHLTPIDPTKKKGPDLRLPMMPMPESQPRSAQDRRPIGSGVIIGSDGYILTSSHVLHANFDVRVTLNDKRTFDAKIVGKDPFMDLAVIKIEATGLPVAKFGDSSKMRVGDWAIAVGSPYGFDHSVTLGIISGIGRSLEQMNNNTEMIQTDAALNHGNSGGPLLNAQGEVIGINTAVRNQAQNISFAIPAERAQSIAKELEAHGSIARPYLGIHMTDIDAQTAKAMGYPDEACVIVAYVMPDSPCQKAGLDQYDLIEKVDETPVKSAIDVRKIIQQHKPNDVLAFSLSRKDGHEVRKVKLGTYPENLSY